In Phycisphaerae bacterium RAS1, the DNA window ACTTCGACCCGGCCCTGCTCGATCTTCATCTCGGCCGGCTTTCGCCGCCCGAGGCCGACGCGCTTCGCATTCGCATTCTCTCCGATCGAAATCTCTCGCAGCAGAGCGCCGCGCTGGCCGAGGTCTTCGCCGCGCTTCAGAGCCACGCGCCCCAGCCGCCGGCCGACCTCGCGCAGCGCATCGCCGCCCGCATCGCCGCGGCGCCGGTGCTGAAGGTCGCCCGCGCCGACGACCGCGCCGTCGAGTCGCTGGAGCGCGAGCCGCACCGTATCTTCCGCTTCGGCAGCATGCGCGACATCCTGGCCGCCGCCGCCGCGATCGTCTTCATCGTCGGCGTCGGCATTCCCGGCGTCCTCAGCGTCCGCGAGCGCAACATGCGGATCGATTGCTCGCGCAATCTCCAGCTTCTGGGCCAGGGCGTGCAGCAATACGCCTCGGTCTTCAATTCCAGTCTGCCCTTCGCCGGCTGGAATCCGAGCTGGTCCTGGCGCCGCAGCGACGACCCGAGCGTGCAGACCCAGCCCAACCGCCGGCACATGTACAAGCTGCTGGCCGGCTCGACGGTGAACGACCCACGGCTCTTCATCTGCCCCGCTCGCGATCACGTGCCGATGCGCAAGGATGACATCGCCCGCCGCACTGATTTCGCCGAATCCAAGAACATCAGCTACGCCTATTTCAACATGGCCGGCCGCCGCCCGACGCTGGCTGATGACCCGAGCCTGCCGATTCTGTCGGACGACAATCCGCTCTTCGATGACGGCCTGCCGCTCTACGACCTGCGCCGTTACACGCTCTCCGACGCGGCCCAGGCCAACTCGCGCGCCCACCGCGGCGTCGGCCAGAACGTGCTCTCGCTCGACGGGCATGTGCGCTTCATGACCAGCCCGAACGTGGGCGTCGCCGGCGACAACATCTGGACGCTCAGCAACGTCGCCGATTACACCGGCCACGAAGGCCCGCAGTCCGCGACGGATGCGCAGCTTCTGAAATGAGTAGCGTCGGCCCTCAGTGGCCGTCGGCCACGCAGGATTTTCACGCGGGGAGCATCGGCGTCTCGCCGGTGCGCACCGGCGAGACGCCGACGCTCCCCGAAAACGAGACCGTGGCGAGGTGCTACAGGCCGGCCACGCACGTCACGAAGCCGTTGATGTCCAGCACGTCCACCACCCCGTCGTCGTTCACGTCGTTGGCGCACAGGTACTCGCACGTGTACTGCGCCTGCCACGCCGCCTGACTTTCGATCGCCAGCACGAACGCGTTGATGTCCAGGATATTCACCTGGCCGTCGCAGTTCGCATCGCACGTGCACACCGGCCCCGGCCGGATGATCGCTTCGGGAATCGGGCTGATCCCGCCGCCGCCGCCGGTGAAGATCGTCCCCTCATCGCCAAACCCGAGTTGGATGCGCACGTTGTTGGTCGGCAGCGGACCGCCATCCATGTTCCACGCGGACGCCAGCCCGCTGCGGATGAACAGCTCGCCCTGCGTTCCCTGAACCTCGATGTGCCCAATCAGCGTCGAACGGCCGGATGCAAACTGATAGTGCGTATCCCACGCCATTTCCGACGGCGGCCAGTCGCGCAGACCGATTCCCGAGGCGCTGAACATCGTGATGCCGTTCCAGATGACCGGGCTGCCCGGCGATCCGCTGTTGGCCGATGCCCAGCGCTCGTCATCGTCTGGATCCTCCGGCGTGTGCAGGTCGGTCATGCGGTGGTTGTAGATCACCACGGCGTTGATCACCGCGTCGCCGTTGTGCATCTCGAAGCCGTAATTCTGGAAGCCGTTCCAGGCGCGGCGCGGGACGACATTGCTCGCCCACAAATAGAGCCGTGCGCCGCTGGTGGCGTCCACCTCGGGATTGACCTGCGGCGGGTAGTTTCCGGGCGGCGCCGATCCGTTGTTCGGGTCATTCGGATCGCCTGCCGGGTCCTGCAAGCCGTCGGTCGAGAGATACCAGCGGACGAGGGCGGTCTGTGCAACCAGAGATGGAACTCCGCTGACTGCTGTGAGAATCGCGATGTGAAGGGCGAGACGCATGGGACACCTCGCGGTGAGATGGAAGACCGATCAGTCCACCCAGGTACCGCTCACCCCGTCCCCGGCCGATATTGAGGATAGACCGCCAAGCGGCGAACGCAAGAGGTTTTTTAGTGCTGGTCTGGTTTGCGGGGAGCATCGGCGTCCCGCCGGTGCAATTCTGCACTCGCACCGGCGGGACGCCGATGCTCCCCGCGCCGGGATCAAACTTGCCACATCCCCCGCGCCCCGACGCTCGCCGCTCTCCCCGCCACGCACCGGTACACTCCCAGAATGAAAGCCCAGGCTCCGCCGCAGTCGATCGCGGCCAGCGCGCCAACGCGGCAGCGTCGCCGTCGCATTCGCTGGGTCGTGCGGCTGGCGGTCGTGGGCCTCATCGCCGGGTGGCTCGTGTTCGTCGGATTGGACGGCAAGTTCTATTATCCGGATCGCCTGGTCTACGACGCGCCCGACGCATTCGGCGTGACGTGCACGGACGTGGCCATCCCGACGCGCGACGGCCTGAAACTGCACGGCTGGTTTCTGCCCGCGGTCGGCGCGGCCAAAGCCACGGTGCTGCACTTCCACGGCAACGCCGCCAATGTCTCGGCTCACATCTCTCTGGTGGCTTGGTTGCCCAGCCAGGGGTTCAACGTGCTGATGTTCGACTACCGCGGCTACGGCCGATCCGAGGGCCGCGTGACGCGCGAGGGAACGATCATCGACGGCCACGCGGCGCTGGATTTCCTGCTCGCACGCCCCGACGTCGATTGCCGCCGCATCGTGGCGTACGGCCAGTCGCTGGGCGGCGCGGTGGCGACCGTGGTTGCGGCGGAGCGGAATGAGATACGCGGCGTCGTGCTGGAGGCGACGTTCAGCAGCTATCGGCGGATCGCGGCGATGCACGTGGCGCGCCTGCCGGGGATCGGATTTTTCTCCGGGCCGTTGGCGGCGGCCACGATCTCGTCCGGCCGCGATCCGATCGATTGCATCGCGCGGCTTTCACCGCGGCCGGTGCTCATTATTGCAGGCGAAAACGACCCCATTTGCTTCCCGGAGCTGGGGCGCGAGCTTTTCGACGCGGCGGCAGAACCAAAGGAGTTCTGGCTGGCGCCGGGCTCGGATCATCTGGAGATCCTGCTGGATCACGATGTGGAGTTGCAGGCGCGCGTGACGACGCTCATCGAGGCGGCGCTGAGATAGCGGGTCATATCTGTCCGAACCCGCCGCGCCAAGCGGCGGGGTGACGTCCCCGGCCTGCATGGCGCCGATCGCTTACGATCGTCAACCCGCCGCTTGGCGCGGCGGGTTCTGAAACGCGGCCTTACCGCGCGTCTGCCAGAAACTTTGCCACACCTATTCGACGTTCGCAGATTTCACTTGATTCTTCCAAATGTTCGTATTATGTTAGGTATATAAGACGGGCGTTTCATCGCGGCGTATCGTGGCATCCGCCGCGGACTGAGCTCGCTCTTCATCAGGGATGTTTGCCATGTTGGCGGTCAAAAAGCGTGCCTCGCACGCGGCGTGGAATGTCTGCGCGCTGCTGGACGAGGGTAGCGACCGGCGTCCCTGCCGGCCGATCGGTAGCGGCCGGCGTCCCTGCCGGCCGACGGAGGAAGCACGTCCATTAGCGGATGAAGAGTGCCCGCCTGATCTACGGCCGGCACGGGAACCGGCCGCTACCGATCGGCCGGCACGAGGGCCGGCCGCTACCCTGGCTGAATTGGCGGAGCAGATTCGCCGGCTGCACCGCCCGGCCGACAAGCGGCGCTGTCCGACCGGGCTGGCCGCGCTGGATCGTGCCTTGGGCGGCGGCCTGGCAATGGGCACAATCCACGAACTAGTCACGCCGCTCGAGGCCGCGCCGGCCCGCACCATCGCACTGCTGACGGTCATTCACGCGCCGCCCGGCGGGTGGATCCTCTACTTCGACACCACGCTGGATTTCTACCCGCCGGCCGCGGCGCGGCTGGGCGTGCCGCTCGAACGGTTGCTCGTCATTCGCACGGCGCGGCAGGCGGACGTGTTGTGGGCCTGCGAGCAGGCGCTGCGTTGCGCGTCGGTCGCCGCGGTTGTGCTGCCGGTGCGGAGCATGGACCCCGCTGTCTCGCGTCGCCTGCAACTGGCGGCTGAAGCCGGCGGCGGCATCGGGCTGATCATTCGCCGGGACGGGACGGGACCGACATTTGCCGCAACGAGGATCAGGGTGGAGGGAGCGGGGTACAGGGAACGGGGAACAGAAAAAGGGATCAAGGGATCAAGGGATCGAGGGATCAAGGGGTCAAGGGATCAAGGGATCAAGGGATCAAAGCAACCCCCCGCGCCCTGCGCCCCGCGCCCTGCGCCCCCTTTTCCTGTGTCCTCTTTCCCCGGCGTCACGGATGTTCGCCGTTGCCTCCTCACGGTGCTCAAGCTGCGCGATGGATCGCTGCCGGAGCCATTGATGCTGGAGTTGCCCGATGCGGCGGGTGATGTGCCTGATTCTGGAGACGGCGGCGGGAGAGGATCGACGCCCTGCTCCGCAGCCGCGGGCTGAATCGCCGGACGGGGTGGAACGGGCGTCTCGCCCGGGCGGGGTGGGACGGGCGTCTCGCCCGTCCGTGAATTTTCGAGGGACGGGCGAGACGCCCGTCCCACCCAAATGTTCACAGCCTCAGACGCCCATCCCACCCGAGCCGCGCGTCGACCGGGCGTGGCTGGAGAGACTGGCGGCCTGGGCGGTGCGTTTCAGCCCGATCGTCCAGCCGCTGGATCTCTCCGGCGCGCCCGGTCTCCTGCTCGACATCAGCGGCGGCGCCCACCTGTTCGGCGGCGAAGAGGCGATGGCGGCGCATGCGTTGCACGGCCTGCGGCGGCGCGGCGTCCGGGCCCGCGCGGCCATCGCCGACACGGCGGGCGCCACCTGCGCCATGGCGCTGAGCGGCCGCGCGGACTCCTGCGTGATTCCGCCGGGACTTCAGAGCGCTTATTTGTCGCCGCTGCCGCCGTGGACGCTGCGGCTGGATGCGCAGACGATTCATACGCTGGATGTGCTGGGCGTTCGGACGATCGGCGATCTGCTGATGCTGCCGCGGGCGATGCTGCCGGCGCGTTTCGGGCCGGCGCTTCTGCTGCGCATCCAGCAGGCGCTGGGGGAGGTGTATGAAGAGATCGACGCGTACGAGGCGCCGCAGCCGCCGCACGCGCAAATCGCCTTCGAGACGCCGGTTTTCGATCTGCCGGTGGTGCAGGCCGTGGCGGAGCGGCTGCTGGGGGAGGTGTTGGAGGAGGTGGAGCAGCGCGGCGAGGCGCTGCGGGCGGTGGAGGTGGAGTTATATCGAGAGGGAACAGGGAAGAGGGAACAGGGAACAGAAAGAGGGATCGAGTCTTTCCGAGCCGCGACCGTCGAGACTTTCCGAGCCGCGACCGTCGAGACTTTCCGAGCCGCGACCGTGAGGGAGCGGGCACAAGAACCGCTTCCCGCGCCCTGCGCCCCGCGCCCCGCGCCCTCTGTTCCCTGTTCCCTGTTCCCTGCTTCCTCCTTCCAGATCGGCCTCTCACGCGCATCGCGGGCCCGCTCACACATCGCTAGGCTGCTGCGCGAGCGGATCGAGCGGATCGACCTGGGGCCGGGCGTGTGCGGCGTGTTTATCGCGGCGACGGAAACGACCGCCTGGCGGCCGGGGCAGATGGACCTGTTCGACCCGCGGCCGCGCGAAAACGACGAAGCCTTCGGCTGCCTGCTGGACCGGCTGATCGGCCGGCTGGGCGCGGCGGTGCTGCAGGCGGAATTGCGCGATGATCATCAGCCGGAGTGGGCGGTGGGGTGGAAGGCAGAGGGCGCGGGGCACAGGGCGCAGGGCGCGAGACCGCAGCAGTTCCCCGCGCCCTGCGCCCTGCGCCCTACGCCCTTGCCCGCCCGTCCCCTGCGGCTGCTGCCTCGCCCGCTGGTCGTGCGGGCGATGGCGGTCGTGCCCGACGGACCGCCGACGTGGTTTTCATACGGCGGGTGCGAATACGCGGTGGCCCAGGCGAACGGGCCGGAGCGGATCGAGACCGGCTGGTGGCGCGGGCCGGACGTGCGGCGCGATTACTACCGTGTGACGGTCGAGAGCGGCGAGCAGTTCTGGCTCTTCCGCGACCGCGACGACGAGCGGTGGTATATGCATGGAATGTTTGAATGAAGGCAGAAGTCAGAAGTAAGAAGTGAAGAGAATCCCCCTCTTCTGACTTCTGACTTCTGACTTCTTACTTCTTACTTCTTACTTCGCCATCATGTGCCCGACCGCCGCGTCGAGCTGCAGCAGGCTGGGACCGGCCAGCTTCGCGACCTGGACCAGGTGCGCCATGGAGCTGATCTCCTCGACCTGCTCATCCACGAACCATTGCAGGAAGCTGCGCGTGGCGTAGTCCTTCTCCGTGTCCGCCAGCGCGACCATCGCGTGAATCTGGCCCGTCACGCGGTGCTCGTGGGCCAGCGCCGCCTCGATCGCCGCGAGCACCGTGGGATACTCCGCCTGCGGCTGCGGGACGGCGGCGAGCTTCACCTTGCTTTGGGCTTCGAGCAGATAGTCGAGAATCTTGAGCGCGTGCTCGCGCTCCTCCTCCGTCTGCTTCCGAAAGTAGCGCGCCAGGTTCTTCAAGCCGGCGTCGTCGAACTGGCAGGCCATCGCCAGGTAGGCCTGCGACGCGCCGAATTCGTTCGTAATCTGCTCGTTCAACTTCGCGTTCATCGCATCAGAAATCGCCATGTGAGATTCCTTTCAATTCACTTGACCTTCGCGCCGACAACCGAGCCGCGGTCGTCAGGGAGCGGGCCGCGCGAGCACCGCTCCCTTACGGTCGCGGCTCTGATATTCCCCATTTCGACTCGCGGCATTATTGCAGCGATTGCCCCGCCGCACCATCGCGCGATCCGAAGAGCAGATACGCAATCCGGTTCCGTGCGTTGTTCAGCCGTCGAAGCGAGCGGCTCATCGCCGCGTCCTGCCCGCCGTGTGCGCCGCGCCAGTCGGCCAGTGATTGCAGATCGATCCCGTCGCAGCGGACCGAGATATCGCAAACGAACGCGGCGGGGAAGATCCGTTCGCGGCCCCGCGGCGACTCGAGCGGCCAGCGCCCCGCGCTCTCCAGCAGCGGATGCAGCAACTGGCCGATCGCCGTGCACGCCACGCGACGCTGGTCCGCGTCACCGCGCAAGGCGAATTCGATGATCGTCTCCACCCCGCGCGTGTCGTCCACCTCCAGCCGGCCGTGCGCGATCCCCAGGCGATCCCACGGATCGAGAATGGGCGGCTTGTCCGAAAGCGACCGAAAGACCGCCGGATCAATGCGGGCCAGCGCCAGCCAGGCCGCGTGCCGCGGATAGCCGCTGGTTCCGCAGTGCAGCTCGTCCACGACGGCCTCGAGGCTGCGCGGCTCCGGAACGCGCCCCAGGGCGTACAGGTAGGCTTCGCGCGTGTCGGGATCATCCTCTCGCCGGATTCGCTTCAGAATATCGCCGACGCCTCCGGCCAGTCCCTCTTCTGCGATGATCCAGGCCGCCTTCTGACGATCGGCGGCCTGCGGCGAGTCCAGCAGGTCGAGGGTCTCCATGCGTAGCTTGAACGCCGGCAGTGGAACAACCAGCACCCAGCCGATCATCACAACCGCGGCCAGGCCCATCAGCAGAACCAGCAGTTTTCCACGAATCTTCATGGCGCCGCCGCGAGGTTTGCCCATACTTTCCGGGCAGGCTACACTGGATCGACGCGCGCGCGTAGACGCCGCCCGCCGCAACCTGAGAAAGCAGCCATGCCCACTACCATCTCCGCCAAGCTCGACGCCTCGCCGCATGCGTTTGCCATCGTCGCAGCCCGCTTCAACGAGTTCATCACGGCCAGACTGATCGACGGCGCGACCGACACGCTCATCCGCCACGGCGCAAAAGAAAACGCCATTACCTGCGCCTGGGTGCCCGGCTCATGGGAGCTGCCGCTGGCCGCGCAGAAGCTGGCCGCCTCCGGCCGCTTCGCCGCGATCATTTGCGTCGGCTGCGTTATTCGCGGCCAGACGCCGCACTTCGAATATGTCGCCGGCGAGGCTGCCAAGGGCATCGCGCAGGCTTCGCTTTCCACCGGCGTGCCCGTCTCGTTCGGCGTCATCACGGCCGAGTCGCTTGAGCAGGCGATCGACCGCGCCGGCGGCAAGGCGGGCAACAAGGGCGCCGATGCGGCGCTGGCGGCGATCGAGATGGCCAACCTGCTGCCCCTTCTGAGCCGATGACGGGCGACCCGCGACGACACGAAGCGCGCATGCTGGCGGTGCAGGCGCTGTGCGTGTTCGATTCCATCGGCGATTCGTTCTGGCCGCACCTGGAGACGTTCCTGAGCGACGCGCAGGTGCAGGCCGACCTCGGCCTCGCGGACGCCCTCCCGCCCGAGTACGTGGTTTTCGCCCGTTTCCTCGCCGAAGGGGCGCAGC includes these proteins:
- the bfrB gene encoding Ferritin BfrB, producing the protein MAISDAMNAKLNEQITNEFGASQAYLAMACQFDDAGLKNLARYFRKQTEEEREHALKILDYLLEAQSKVKLAAVPQPQAEYPTVLAAIEAALAHEHRVTGQIHAMVALADTEKDYATRSFLQWFVDEQVEEISSMAHLVQVAKLAGPSLLQLDAAVGHMMAK
- the dhmA_2 gene encoding Haloalkane dehalogenase; protein product: MKAQAPPQSIAASAPTRQRRRRIRWVVRLAVVGLIAGWLVFVGLDGKFYYPDRLVYDAPDAFGVTCTDVAIPTRDGLKLHGWFLPAVGAAKATVLHFHGNAANVSAHISLVAWLPSQGFNVLMFDYRGYGRSEGRVTREGTIIDGHAALDFLLARPDVDCRRIVAYGQSLGGAVATVVAAERNEIRGVVLEATFSSYRRIAAMHVARLPGIGFFSGPLAAATISSGRDPIDCIARLSPRPVLIIAGENDPICFPELGRELFDAAAEPKEFWLAPGSDHLEILLDHDVELQARVTTLIEAALR
- the ribH gene encoding 6,7-dimethyl-8-ribityllumazine synthase, with product MPTTISAKLDASPHAFAIVAARFNEFITARLIDGATDTLIRHGAKENAITCAWVPGSWELPLAAQKLAASGRFAAIICVGCVIRGQTPHFEYVAGEAAKGIAQASLSTGVPVSFGVITAESLEQAIDRAGGKAGNKGADAALAAIEMANLLPLLSR